The nucleotide window GGCAGCACATTTCGCTCCACACGCGTGAGGCCCTCGAGCACCAACAGCTGAccctccacagcagctgaGACGGCGCTTTGGTCGTCGTAGATGAGGTTGCCGTTTCGGATCTCACGACGCTGCTTCAGGTCGCTCTCTGTGATGTCGCTGTTTAGGTAAACGACGCGGATTTCGCGGCGGGTGAGATGGCTGTAAAGCATCACCAGCCAGCGCATGGCAGGGCCGGGGTCACCGATGAGACACATGTCCTGGcccagctgctccttctgAGCGATCCAGCGGAGGTAGCTCCGCGTGAGCGGGTCCTGCAGGGTGAAGAACATATTCTCCTCCGTCACTGTACCGGCGTTCAAGGACGGTAAGCCACCGGTGGGTCCCATGGCTCCCTCCGCCGGGTCGACCGCAGCAGTTGGTTGAAGGTACTGTACGGTGTGGTCAACGCCGGGGGGAGCCCAGACCACACGCTCGGGGTGCGCCGCGTATTCCGGCACCGGAATCATTACATCGCCGATGGTCAGGCACATGCTGCATGGCACCTCCACGCCATCCTGTGACATGGCTGGAGTTCCAGCGCGGCGCACACCTCCTGGTGGGGTCCCTgatgcactgccgctgccgacgggACTACAAAGCGACTGCGTGGTCGACAGAAGTGTGGGTCGATAATGCCGCCGTGACCATTCAAAAGTATTGTCGATGCTGCAGAACAAAAGGGCAGGCGAGGGCGCAGCAAACTTGACGCTGGACGACGATGTCGGGGTGGCGGGAGCGGGGTCGAAGATGTGAGGAACGATACGGCGATTGTGGCAGTGGTAGTAGTGAAAAGAGGTCCGTAAGGGGTAACGGAGCGCAGGGCATAGGACTGCAGCGAGATGACGGCACAACATGGAAAAACGTCACGTTCAAAGGAAATATATAAAACGTCACACACAAAGGAGCGAGGATGGCGCAGTGGTTGCCGTGACCTCTGCAGCCTTGCTCAGTGCCGTGGTCGTTTCGGTTTTCCTTGTttgcatatatatatatatatatatatatatatatatgtgcgtgtgcgtgtgcgggtgcgtggaaaagaaaaatggaAGGTGCGCGATGACAAGGCAGCCGCAAACTATTTAGGGTAGCGACAGCGTCGGGGGTAAGCtcgggtgggggaggggggtataGAGGGGAGGCGACGGCGGGAGGGGCACAGACGGCTGCCCGTGCGCTACTCTGATGGATCTTGTTGCTTTCTTTTGTTCTGTGGAGAGCCCGTTCGACGCacatgtgtgggtgcgcgcgTACGGATGAGTGGGAGACGGCAtagcaaaagagagaaaagggaagaaacgGCGTGAGGAGCACCGAGGGGATGCATGTAGTAGTCAGGACACGCAACAAGGCCGCTTGTCGCATGCTGaacgggaggggggaggaagagggagagtgaaAGGGGGATGCGACGCACGGCCGCCTTCTCAGGTGGAGTCTCGCCGTTCCCCTCCACTCTACAATTGTCGCCTCCCACGCCCTTCACGCAATGCCCATTCCCTATCATCGGCAAGTTGGGGGGATCGTTGCCCACAAACGCTAAGAGACCGGCCTAGCccggcccccccccacacacacacacgcactgctttctttttttcgctgcCCCTTTGCGATTGCTTCGCTTCCGTTTGTTCTCGTCACTCGAAACACCCGTTGCTGTTGGAACGTCACCTTGGCTGAACACGACATTGACCGTgatgaagggagagagaaggaataTCACTGACTGCGTGTATTGGGTCCACGTACACCGCTAGGCCGGTCCTCTAAGCATGGCCATCGGCCATGCGCTCCTGGTCGTCCCCCTTAAACTGCgcttctgttgctgctgctgtccatTCTCCCCCCTCGTTCCTCATACCGTCGGCACGTAGCTCTCGCATGTTGCTGTATTGGATCCCTGAGAGAAGAAAGTGCGCCCACGTTGTTTTGTTCCTCGCTTGCTGGTGTTACTCCGCTGGCTCTTCTCTCGCAATTCCCCGCCCCCTCGCCGCTCCCTCCAGTGAGCCCACTGTGCGAACACGATACTCCCTCGCCTAAACAACACAAGTTCGTATACAGTAAGTGAAGTGGGCGTCCATGACGAGAAGATGGATTTAGATAGACATagagcagcgcaggcgaggaaaaaggggggaggagggacgcGGGTAAGAGacgggggggaggaggagaagcgggacGCTGACAGGcccagacacacgcacgcacatgtaCATACATGCACGGTATGCCTCGACTCTCCTTTTTTACTGGGGTGATGTCCTTTTCCGTGTTTTATTTTCGCTTTTTGTCACCGCTCCAGTGGGGGTGGTGTCAAGGCCTCCTGTAgtccctgctgctgcccttgctGTTGTGTTGCTCCCTCCCGCACACAGGAGGTCTTGTTTCGCTTATTGGCTGAGATCCTCTCTTTACCTGCCACGCACTCGACGCATTGGAGGACGATGCTGCCCACGCCACAGCGAAGCGTGGTAGACGagtgagaggagaaaaaggcagcaacagccccaCAACAAACCCATCATAGGCTCACAGatccacacacgtgcatctCCGCCGCCATGCACATGAGAATGGAAAGCATCAATCGAGAGACAACCGAGAGGacaaaaaaacaaacaaaacaaaaataAGAAAACGGCGTTGAGCACACTAAGAGGGAGATGGTGGAAAACAAAggcgaaggaaaacaaaagagaagtCATTGTAGAGTAATACCACGCGGTGGTCAGTCacaagaggaggcgggggaggctTCGGTGTCGTATGcacgacgagagagaaaaatgagAGGAGGCATAGAGCCCACGAGTGTATGCATGTGAAGATGACAAGGATGGGTGTGCGGACGCCAGAAGGACGGataaacgcacacacaaacgaaaacaagtcaggagagaaaaaaggagtcACCGACtcaccacacgcacatccgcATACGCACGAgcctgcagagagagagacacgtcACTGATAGAGCCACAGTGATTTGCACTCACCGTTTTATTGGTGTTGCCACattatgtgtgtgtctgtgtgttcaTCTCAGACACACAGTAGGCTGTAACTTACTGCGCTGCTTTCCCTCATTCCGTCCGACTTCTCGCTGCCCTTCAGTTGTGCTCTCAAGTGCGTGTCTGCTTCGGTGGCTGaatgtgtgcatgtgtgtgtgtgtgaagggaggtgggggtgagtAGGTAAATCGAAACCCGAAAAGGAtggaggggaaaaaacacagagagaattaaaaaaaaaaacacgcacaggaatgagagaaaacaaagtTGAGATGGAGGTTGGTTGGGGTGAAGTTCGTTTTCCTTATTCTGCTCGCttgtctgcgtgtctgtgtgggtgtgtgggtatgcACAAACAGAGATAAGGAGAGGGCGGCACACCTACTCGAGAGGAAACGAACCAGACAAACGACAAGGAGAGGTGTGATGTCCTGCTCACATTGTCGTCCTGTGGTATATAAGCGACTTcacagggaaggggggaggaggaggaggaggagcaaaaACAACGTCAGGAGAAAAACTAAAGAGATGATAAGGATGACGGGTGACAAGGGGAAAAGGGTGGCTGTGATAGTCGCAAAGCGCTGGGTgaccaaagaaaaaaagagacctTGCGTGCACCTCTCCGCTTCCTAACCACCAACTTACGCACTCTCCATCTACCACAGAGACGGGGGGCAGCAGGatgcaaaacaaaaaaaaaacgggaGGAGTGAAGCCGTGTAGGGGATCGTAGAGCCGCACGACAGGTAAACAACGCACGCTCCACACACCCTGACGATACCGTAGCAGCGAAGacaaaaggagaagaaggacgGGGAATTCCGGAGTGGGGGCTACGTGGATGGGTGTATACCGTGTAGTCATCAGCAGTGCACGGCGCCACACAAACCCTCTCTTGTGTAGCTCAGCTTTTTTTCTTATTCGCCCATGAGCAACGTTGTTCTGGTTAGACAGGCATGTTGGCACTCATGTCTAAGCCACCGAACATCTTCAGAGAGACGGCATCGCCTATGACGCCATATCGCTGGGTGCCACTGCAATCGCTGCTCGGATAGGTGCGCATGAACACCTCCTTCAGGGCGCACAAAACAATGAAATCCTCTCCCCTTGGGCCCCCATGCCACTCACCGAAGATCACCTGGATCGAGCGGCACCTATCACTGCATTTCAGGCCGACATAGTCGCTTTGCGCAACCACCGCCAAGCCCTTGGGGGctttcgtcgtcgtcgtcggacCAGGGGTGGTACTGCCGGACGTCTGCGCGGATACGGGGTACTCCTGGATCAGGCACTCGTTCGTCCCcttgcgcacgcgcacgtagTCCTTCTCGCCCCAGTTCTCACCCCACGAGTTCTTGATCAGCCAGTACGGAACCTCGCCGGTCATGTTGTACCCAACGAGCAGCACACCGTGGTTCAGCTGTCTACCATCGCACGAGGTCAGGATGCCGCCCGTGTACGACATGAAGGCACTGGCGTCAACCGCAATAGCGATGGGACCGTTCACCGCAAGCCACGCAGCCATCGTATCTTCGTTGCTCTCGATCGTCACATGGCCATCGATGTACGCACCGACAACGAGTTCACTACTCTCCGAGCACTCGGGCACACTACCATTACCAGACACGTAGGGGTAGCTAGCACCCGTGTACACGGCTCCGTTCTTATTGTTCAGCAGCCAGTCGAATGCCTGCAGCATCAGGCCGCCGTTGCAGCCCTCGTCCACATCATCGCAGCTCACCAGCTCCTGCTCCGACAGGGTAATCAGCGAGTGGGTGGTAACGTACCACTGCGACTCTATGTTGCCGATCGCCGAGAACGCCCAGCATGACCCGCACGCCCCCTGGTCCTTCACCGGCGTCACGGCGCCCATCTGACGCCAGtccaccgcagcaggcgctgtcGACAGGTCCGCGCCCACCTTGCGGTAGTGCTGGCTTGCGAACTTCTTCGCCTTTGCGAAGTGCGTGGCGCCGCTCAGGTAGCGCGTGGCGAACTCTGCCTCCGACAGGTCAAAGAACTTCGTGATCCCGAACCGCGCGTG belongs to Leishmania panamensis strain MHOM/PA/94/PSC-1 chromosome 8 sequence and includes:
- the CPB gene encoding cathepsin L-like protease (TriTrypDB/GeneDB-style sysID: LpmP.08.0870) — protein: MAVPRVLLCVVAAVCVLLAAAGVPARAMYVGRPVSVLFEEFKQTYKRVYATLAEEQQRVANFQRNLELMREHQANNPHARFGITKFFDLSEAEFATRYLSGATHFAKAKKFASQHYRKVGADLSTAPAAVDWRQMGAVTPVKDQGACGSCWAFSAIGNIESQWYVTTHSLITLSEQELVSCDDVDEGCNGGLMLQAFDWLLNNKNGAVYTGASYPYVSGNGSVPECSESSELVVGAYIDGHVTIESNEDTMAAWLAVNGPIAIAVDASAFMSYTGGILTSCDGRQLNHGVLLVGYNMTGEVPYWLIKNSWGENWGEKDYVRVRKGTNECLIQEYPVSAQTSGSTTPGPTTTTKAPKGLAVVAQSDYVGLKCSDRCRSIQVIFGEWHGGPRGEDFIVLCALKEVFMRTYPSSDCSGTQRYGVIGDAVSLKMFGGLDMSANMPV